One Aethina tumida isolate Nest 87 chromosome 5, icAetTumi1.1, whole genome shotgun sequence genomic window carries:
- the LOC109606475 gene encoding cytochrome b-c1 complex subunit Rieske, mitochondrial-like — translation MAFRYKEAVQMMSQSRKLVSKLADWKPQAVLQVRLAHTDIEPPDFDKYRRKSLKSPCARTRDSEADRKTFTYLLSVATLASALYATKSECLRYIKYMAASAEVLALAKIEIKLDEIPEGKHATFKWRGKPLFVKHRTPADIERERAVPVASLRDPETDEQRCKDPNWLVVIGVCTHLGCVPINGLGDFGGYYCPCHGSHFDGAGRARKGPAPKNLEVPHYEFVDSHTLVVG, via the coding sequence ATGGCCTTTAGGTACAAGGAAGCCGTACAAATGATGAGCCAGTCCAGGAAACTGGTGAGCAAACTCGCCGACTGGAAGCCACAAGCCGTGCTGCAAGTGAGACTGGCCCACACCGACATAGAGCCGCCGGACTTCGACAAGTACAGGAGGAAGAGCCTGAAGAGCCCCTGCGCAAGGACCAGGGACTCGGAGGCGGACAGGAAGACCTTCACGTACTTGCTCAGCGTGGCGACCCTCGCCAGCGCCTTGTACGCCACCAAGTCGGAGTGCCTGAGGTACATCAAATACATGGCGGCCTCCGCCGAGGTTCTGGCCTTAGCTAAGATCGAGATCAAGCTGGACGAGATCCCGGAAGGCAAGCACGCCACCTTCAAATGGAGAGGCAAGCCTTTGTTCGTTAAGCATCGCACTCCGGCCGACATAGAACGGGAACGTGCTGTTCCTGTGGCTTCGCTGAGGGACCCGGAGACGGACGAGCAAAGGTGCAAGGACCCTAACTGGTTGGTGGTGATTGGAGTGTGCACCCACTTGGGGTGCGTCCCCATAAACGGCCTAGGGGACTTCGGTGGGTACTACTGTCCTTGCCACGGCTCTCACTTTGATGGAGCTGGAAGAGCCAGGAAGGGGCCGGCACCAAAAAATCTTGAAGTACCTCACTATGAGTTTGTCGATAGCCACACCCTGGTGGTTGGGTAA